The following proteins are co-located in the Pedobacter sp. FW305-3-2-15-E-R2A2 genome:
- a CDS encoding RagB/SusD family nutrient uptake outer membrane protein, whose product MKYKYSIPVFILISGVLALSSCKKDFLDVTATDRIPTNTLESDTAVFEAFVTNEYIGTKLQDKEADGTNPGFGRGFEYSMWSSLTDESIYNNDDATWIIQRGQLAPESLGALGVIWGRSYRSIRECNYALTVLAKIQMSAAHKTMLEGEIKFIRAFRYQDLIRNYGKVVLMGDKVMGLKDDLQDPALFKRATIKEGIDYVVAQLDDAASKLPQDNSGSWVGGRATKGAALALKSRLTLYAASPLYAAGTWDAAVNAAQQVIALNKYNIYQGGYGNMFLINQSTESIFERVYTKNANHVHLEIANGPNGYGGWAGNTPTQTMVEAYDLTNGLPANATNPLYDPAKPYENRDPRFKATILYNGAAYRERNIETFIPGGKDSRDGNDNWNTTKTGYYLKKFMNDAYPLQNPWGNAGFQPWIYFRYAEILLNFAEASNEAYGPDAVPAGASFSARQAINMIRARTGVNMPAVIAVGKDDMRIAIRHERQIELAFEEHRFYDVRRWKIAEVTENLPCRGVIITKNADGSFSFASKIALDGRKFEPKHYWLPIPRAEILASGNKLDQNPLY is encoded by the coding sequence ATGAAGTACAAATATAGCATACCAGTTTTTATTCTAATAAGCGGTGTACTGGCACTGAGTTCATGTAAAAAAGATTTTCTGGACGTAACAGCAACAGACCGGATTCCTACCAATACACTGGAATCGGATACGGCAGTATTTGAAGCTTTTGTGACCAACGAATACATTGGAACAAAGCTTCAGGATAAAGAAGCCGATGGTACAAATCCCGGATTTGGCCGTGGCTTTGAATACAGCATGTGGAGTTCGTTAACAGACGAATCCATCTACAACAATGACGATGCCACCTGGATCATCCAAAGAGGGCAGCTGGCACCGGAAAGTCTGGGTGCATTGGGCGTGATTTGGGGCAGAAGTTACCGCAGTATCCGTGAATGTAATTACGCATTGACGGTACTGGCGAAGATCCAGATGAGTGCTGCACATAAAACGATGCTGGAGGGCGAAATCAAATTCATCAGGGCATTCCGCTATCAGGACCTGATCAGAAACTATGGAAAAGTAGTGCTGATGGGCGACAAGGTGATGGGATTAAAAGACGACTTACAAGATCCTGCCTTGTTTAAACGGGCAACGATCAAAGAAGGTATTGATTATGTGGTTGCTCAGCTGGACGATGCGGCCTCAAAATTGCCTCAGGACAATAGCGGAAGCTGGGTTGGGGGTAGAGCTACAAAAGGTGCAGCGCTGGCACTGAAATCCAGATTAACCTTATATGCCGCGAGTCCATTGTATGCTGCAGGTACCTGGGACGCTGCCGTTAATGCAGCACAACAGGTGATCGCACTGAACAAATACAATATTTACCAGGGCGGTTACGGGAATATGTTCCTGATCAACCAAAGCACAGAATCTATATTCGAACGGGTATACACCAAAAATGCCAATCATGTGCACCTGGAAATTGCAAACGGACCAAATGGTTATGGGGGATGGGCAGGAAATACGCCTACACAGACGATGGTGGAGGCCTATGACCTGACCAATGGCTTGCCTGCAAATGCAACAAACCCCTTATACGATCCTGCAAAACCTTATGAAAACCGTGATCCACGTTTTAAGGCGACGATATTGTACAATGGCGCGGCTTACCGCGAACGTAATATCGAAACCTTTATTCCGGGTGGAAAAGACAGCAGAGATGGAAACGACAACTGGAATACGACTAAAACCGGTTACTACCTTAAAAAGTTCATGAATGATGCTTATCCATTGCAAAATCCATGGGGAAATGCCGGTTTTCAACCCTGGATCTATTTCAGGTATGCGGAAATCCTGCTCAATTTTGCAGAAGCTTCGAATGAAGCCTATGGTCCTGATGCCGTTCCTGCCGGAGCTTCTTTCAGCGCCCGTCAGGCCATCAATATGATCCGCGCCAGAACAGGTGTAAACATGCCGGCTGTAATTGCTGTGGGAAAAGACGATATGCGTATTGCAATCAGACATGAACGTCAGATTGAACTGGCATTCGAAGAACACCGTTTTTACGATGTAAGAAGATGGAAAATTGCAGAGGTAACCGAAAACCTGCCTTGCCGCGGAGTCATCATCACTAAAAATGCCGATGGCAGTTTCAGTTTTGCCAGTAAAATCGCACTGGATGGACGCAAGTTTGAACCCAAACATTACTGGTTGCCGATCCCGAGGGCGGAAATCCTTGCATCGGGCAATAAGCTGGACCAAAATCCCCTTTATTAG
- a CDS encoding glycoside hydrolase, producing MYKNKSRVMVKMTFAVLLLLPVLTKSQNALPVKIRIDVAHPMQTIEGFGASDAWTCQYAGLWPEEKKKKMADLLFSNDFDAKGNPLGIGLNLWRFSIGAGSDQQGTASGIRDKSRRQASFLKLDGTYDEAAMRGQMWFMHAAKARGVKKFLGFVNSPHVNFTKNGKAYSGDGKSNLDFSKKNAFAQDLLKTIQIIKKQSGITLDYLSPVNEPQWKWDEGKQEGCPYTNAEIAELVRTLSPVLKNGGVNTKIQIADAGQLDYLTDHKDTPKSQQISYFFNAGSPGYLADLSNLDRSISGHSYFTTSSEERSIRIRTKVAAEVAKVKKLRFWMSEYCVLGDSLLKGEGRDTGMTTALFIAKLMHHDFSYANATSWQWWLAISAGDYKDGLVYIDRDKNKDKNDGNVVESKMLWGMGNYSRFIPEGSRRLPIKMENGDQVYTSSYSHAGKIVTVIVNTRKEAIALEIEGISKKQRKIKTYTTSSGLSLAAGTVNSNSIRILPESITTLITDKI from the coding sequence ATGTATAAGAATAAAAGTCGGGTCATGGTTAAGATGACCTTTGCCGTTTTGCTGCTGCTGCCGGTCTTGACGAAAAGCCAGAATGCGCTTCCCGTTAAGATCCGGATAGACGTTGCTCATCCGATGCAAACGATAGAAGGGTTCGGAGCTTCCGATGCCTGGACCTGTCAGTATGCCGGCCTTTGGCCGGAAGAGAAAAAAAAGAAAATGGCTGATCTTTTATTCAGCAATGACTTTGATGCCAAAGGAAATCCGCTGGGAATCGGACTGAACTTATGGCGTTTTAGCATCGGTGCCGGAAGTGACCAGCAGGGTACAGCAAGCGGAATCAGAGATAAATCCCGCAGACAAGCTTCCTTTTTGAAGCTGGACGGAACCTATGATGAGGCTGCAATGCGAGGGCAGATGTGGTTCATGCATGCGGCCAAGGCAAGAGGGGTAAAGAAATTTCTGGGTTTTGTCAACAGCCCGCATGTTAACTTTACCAAAAACGGAAAAGCCTATTCCGGCGATGGAAAAAGTAACCTTGATTTCAGTAAGAAAAATGCTTTTGCTCAGGATCTCCTGAAGACGATTCAAATCATAAAAAAGCAGAGCGGCATCACTTTAGATTACCTTAGCCCGGTAAATGAGCCCCAATGGAAATGGGATGAAGGCAAGCAGGAAGGCTGTCCTTATACCAATGCAGAAATCGCAGAACTGGTCAGGACATTGAGCCCGGTTTTAAAGAATGGCGGCGTAAATACTAAAATACAAATTGCCGATGCCGGACAGCTGGATTACCTGACCGATCATAAAGATACCCCTAAAAGCCAGCAGATCTCTTACTTTTTCAATGCCGGATCACCGGGTTATCTTGCGGATTTATCCAATCTGGACCGGAGCATTTCAGGACATAGCTATTTTACCACGAGTTCTGAAGAACGTTCCATCCGCATCAGAACAAAGGTGGCCGCTGAAGTGGCAAAAGTAAAAAAACTTCGGTTTTGGATGTCAGAGTATTGCGTTCTTGGCGATAGCCTGTTGAAAGGAGAGGGCAGGGACACAGGAATGACCACCGCACTGTTTATTGCAAAATTGATGCACCATGACTTCAGTTATGCCAATGCCACTTCCTGGCAATGGTGGCTGGCCATTTCAGCAGGAGATTATAAAGATGGTTTGGTGTACATCGACAGGGATAAAAACAAAGACAAAAACGACGGGAACGTTGTGGAAAGCAAAATGCTTTGGGGAATGGGAAATTATAGCCGTTTCATCCCTGAGGGAAGTCGCCGGTTACCAATAAAAATGGAAAATGGCGATCAGGTGTATACCTCAAGCTATAGCCATGCGGGTAAAATCGTCACTGTAATTGTCAACACCCGAAAGGAAGCAATTGCTCTGGAAATCGAGGGGATCAGCAAAAAACAAAGAAAAATAAAAACATATACCACCTCATCTGGTTTGAGTCTGGCGGCCGGAACAGTCAATTCCAATTCCATCCGGATTCTGCCGGAATCGATCACCACACTTATAACCGATAAAATCTAA